The following proteins come from a genomic window of Clupea harengus chromosome 22, Ch_v2.0.2, whole genome shotgun sequence:
- the usp38 gene encoding ubiquitin carboxyl-terminal hydrolase 38: MDKILEALVTSSHPLPVKRAIVRKVVEAAEKEVTEEQCQALYALTTRLILLGEDAFQRQTGQQVQEAYARYHRNEFAHFVSKDFVLGLFQQGYGPLDRRDPVLFDFLHGCLRLLISCPAVLEVAAALQTEVLRVVCERPTPALCARLAVLLADFPQCVPREKGQGALFCQQLVRTMSYFQCAAHQEKELREYVSQVNRVSALLQGIWKAEPAALLPSLQEVFAIISSTDPAFEPSISLASLVQHIPLQMITVLIKSLTTDHNVKDASMTKALCRMIDWLSWPLANHVDTWVIALLKGLASVQKFTILIDVTLLKIELVYNRLWYPIVRQGALVVLSHMLLSFQHSPEAFHLVVPHVVQLVQSLQRDGLPTSKAFLLQFTELIHCMMYQYSGFPDLYDSILEVIKDLPKPSEEKIKLILNQSAWTSQSNLFAPGLMQLAAKSETGKTGLVNLGNTCYMNSVIQTLFMATDFRRHVLSLQLNGSNTLMKKLQLLFAFLTHTQRAAYAPRNFFEATRPPWFTVGSQQDCSEYLRFLLDRLHEEELALRALTEAKPKASEASTADESTTSTQDPGAAHVPQDAHVPQDTPDNTLANSGQTLVERMFGGRLSTGIRCLRCHSVSEKEEPFTDLPLAFCPPQAQHSPPRGAVNGGGESAQVEMGPVTRDGVGPGAERQSPPPPQARSGPPLALPDLVDYMLAPEILEEENRYFCERCGSLQRAERGVRVVAAPEYLILTLLRFSYDAARQLRRKILDDVRVPLRMHLPVHQTQPTHQQEAAQSLSPDSGENQAKKLKPSQREEDLDEREETGGVKQTSASTNGGGPVTDGLREGGESRTEVRTMSYVLTSVVMHSGMSSESGHYYTYGRNMSAVDYEDNSAPTASSNFLPPSNGEQEGLGTSSQSELPSGSCEAEGSHDQSSSDWTLFNDSRVTFTTFHSVQNVTSRFPKDTAYVLIYRRQGSGGACGGGGVHTNGLRLGVEPPLQKELMDAITKDNKLYLQEQELNARTRALQAASASCSFRPNGSDDNEPPGSCGPSGGGGGGGGGGGGFNTVSRLVF; encoded by the exons atggaCAAGATCCTGGAGGCACTGGTGACCTCCTCGCACCCACTGCCAGTCAAGCGGGCCATCGTGCGTAAGGTGGTGGAAGCGGCAGAGAAAGAGGTGACGGAGGAGCAGTGCCAGGCACTCTATGCCCTTACCACACGCCTCATCCTGCTTGGCGAGGATGCCttccagagacagacagggcagcAG GTGCAGGAGGCATACGCACGCTACCACCGCAACGAGTTTGCACACTTTGTCAGCAAAGACTTCGTCCTTGGCCTCTTTCAGCAGGGCTACGGCCCCCTGGACCGGCGCGACCCGGTACTGTTCGACTTCCTCCACGGCTGCCTGCGTTTGCTCATCAGCTGTCCGGCTGTGCTGGAGGTGGCGGCGGCGCTCCAGACCGAAGTCCTGCGTGTTGTCTGTGAGCGTCCCACGCCTGCGCTCTGTGCCCGTCTGGCTGTGCTGCTCGCCGACTTCCCACAGTGTGTGCCACGCGAGAAGGGCCAGGGGGCACTGTTCTGCCAGCAGCTGGTGCGCACCATGAGCTACTTCCAGTGTGCAGCCCACCAGGAGAAGGAGCTGAGAGAGTATGTGTCCCAGGTGAACCGCGTCAGCGCGCTGCTGCAGGGCATCTGGAAGGCGGAGCCGGCGGCCCTTCTGCCCTCCCTGCAGGAAGTGTTCGCCATCATCTCCTCCACAG ACCCGGCGTTTGAGCCGTCCATCTCGCTGGCCAGCCTGGTGCAGCACATCCCCCTGCAGATGATCACCGTGCTCATTAAGAGCCTCACCACCGACCACAACGTCAAAGATGCCAGCATGACCAAGGCCctctgcag GATGATCGACTGGTTGTCTTGGCCCCTTGCTAACCATGTGGACACCTGGGTCATTGCTCTACTGAAGGGACTGGCGTCAGTGCAGAAGTTCACCATCCTAATAGATGTCACCTTGCTCAAAattgaactg GTGTACAATCGTCTGTGGTACCCCATCGTGCGGCAGGGGGCTCTGGTGGTTTTGTCCCACATGCTGCTGAGTTTCCAGCACTCCCCAGAGGCTTTCCACCTG GTTGTGCCCCATGTTGTCCAGTTGGTTCAGAGCCTGCAAAGAGATGGCCTACCCACTAGTAAGGCCTTCCTTTTGCAGTTCACGGAGCTCATCCACTGCATGATGTACCAGTATTCTGGCTTCCCAGACCTCTACGACAGCATCCTGGAGGTCATCAAA GATCTGCCTAAGCCTAGCGAGGAGAAGATCAAGCTGATCCTGAACCAAAGTGCCTGGACATCCCAGTCTAACCTGTTTGCCCCAGGCCTGATGCAGCTGGCTGCGAAGTCGGAGACGGGGAAGACGGGCCTGGTGAACCTGGGAAATACCTGCTACATGAACAGCGTCATCCAGACTCTCTTCATGGCCACCGA tTTCAGACGGCATGTTTTGTCGCTGCAACTGAATGGCAGCAATACTCTGATGAAGAAACTGCAGCTCCTGTTTGCCTTTCTGACCCACACACAG AGAGCCGCGTACGCACCCAGGAATTTCTTTGAGGCCACGCGCCCTCCCTGGTTCACGGTCGGCTCCCAGCAGGACTGCTCAGAGTACCTGCGCTTCCTGTTAGACCG GTTGCATGAGGAAGAGTTGGCACTTCGAGCCCTGACGGAGGCTAAACCAAAGGCCAGTGAGGCCTCCACAGCTGACGAGTCCACCACCTCTACTCAAGACCCCGGTGCTGCCCATGTCCCCCAAGACGCCCATGTCCCCCAAGACACCCCTGACAACACTTTGGCGAACAGTGGGCAGACCCTGGTGGAGCGCATGTTCGGCGGCCGCCTGTCCACTGGCATCCGCTGCCTGCGCTGCCACAGCGTGTCCGAAAAGGAGGAGCCCTTCACTGACCTCCCGCTGGCCTTCTGCCCCCCTCAGGCCCAGCACAGCCCGCCACGTGGTGCCGTCAACGGGGGCGGCGAGAGCGCGCAGGTCGAAATGGGCCCCGTCACGCGAGACGGGGTCGGACCTGGTGCCGAGCGGCAAAGCCCCCCGCCACCTCAGGCGCGAAGTGGGCCGCCGCTGGCGCTGCCAGACCTGGTGGACTACATGCTGGCACCGGagatcctggaggaggagaaccggTACTTCTGTGAGCGGTGCGGTTCGCTGCAGCGGGCGGAGCGGGGCGTGCGCGTGGTGGCGGCGCCCGAGTACCTCATCCTTACGCTTCTGCGCTTCTCCTACGACGCCGCTCGCCAGCTGCGTCGCAAGATCCTGGACGACGTGCGTGTCCCACTGCGCATGCACCTGCCCGTCCACCAGACACAGCCAACGCACCAGCAGGAGGCGGCACAATCACTATCACCTGACAGCGGCGAGAACCAGGCCAAGAAGCTCAAGCCTtcgcagagagaggaggacctCGACGAGAGGGAAGAGACCGGAGGAGTGAAGCAGACGAGCGCGAGCACGAACGGAGGAGGACCCGTGACTGACGGACTTAGAGAAGGCGGCGAGAGCAGAACTGAGGTCCGGACTATGTCGTATGTTCTGACTTCGGTTGTGATGCATTCTGGGATGTCGTCCGAGAGTGGGCACTACTACACGTATGGGAGAAACATGAGCGCTGTTGATTACGAGGATAATTCCGCCCCCACAGCCTCATCTAATTTCCTCCCGCCATCCAATGGAGAACAGGAAGGGCTTGGcacctccagccaatcagaactgCCCTCGGGCAGCTGTGAGGCAGAAGGGTCACACGACCAATCATCCAGTGATTGGACTCTGTTTAATGACAGCAGGGTGACCTTCACAACCTTTCATTCGGTGCAGAATGTTACCAGCCGTTTCCCAAAGGACACGGCCTACGTGCTCATCTACAGGAGGCAGGGCTCCGGTGGGGcgtgtgggggcgggggggtccaCACTAACGGCCTGAGGCTCGGGGTGGAACCCCCACTCCAGAAAGAGCTCATGGACGCCATCaccaaagacaacaaactcTACCTGCAG